The Paenibacillus uliginis N3/975 genome has a window encoding:
- a CDS encoding GNAT family N-acetyltransferase, whose translation MDFIIREAKQDDYKGSFMKSIDLNDDQLMQIQASTLYVLDETGRMIRINEPGETDSPALFIGKTHNSMHTYISDRLPEAIAEELNDHIKSSINIVMLCEIIGKYSAVKNVWIGPAYAYLHSIPPSMEDEQVMVINENNAHMLSRHFDHLTLKLTEHLPIVGYVWDGQVVSLCCSARISDRATEASLSTVEDFRGRGLAAKVTAKWIGEVLKQGRIPLYSTSWDNLNSQRVAQKLGLHPYGMDFNITVE comes from the coding sequence ATGGATTTTATCATTAGAGAAGCGAAGCAGGATGATTATAAAGGTAGTTTTATGAAGAGCATTGATCTAAATGACGATCAGCTGATGCAGATTCAGGCTTCGACATTGTATGTTTTGGATGAAACAGGGCGGATGATTAGAATAAACGAACCGGGCGAGACAGATTCACCTGCGCTTTTTATTGGGAAAACACATAATTCCATGCATACGTATATAAGTGATCGCTTACCCGAGGCGATTGCAGAAGAGCTAAATGATCATATCAAATCATCTATAAATATCGTAATGCTATGTGAAATCATCGGAAAATATAGTGCAGTGAAAAATGTATGGATTGGTCCAGCTTACGCATACCTTCACAGCATCCCACCGTCTATGGAAGATGAACAGGTAATGGTGATCAATGAAAATAATGCTCATATGCTTAGCAGACATTTTGATCATTTAACGCTTAAGCTCACAGAACATCTGCCGATAGTCGGTTACGTATGGGACGGTCAAGTGGTCTCACTATGTTGCTCCGCCCGAATCTCAGACCGAGCTACTGAAGCAAGCCTTTCAACCGTAGAAGATTTCAGGGGGAGAGGACTGGCTGCAAAGGTAACTGCAAAATGGATTGGCGAAGTATTAAAGCAAGGTCGCATACCGCTCTACAGTACGTCCTGGGACAATTTGAATTCTCAACGAGTAGCTCAAAAGTTAGGGCTTCATCCGTATGGGATGGATTTTAATATTACGGTGGAGTGA
- a CDS encoding aminoglycoside 6-adenylyltransferase — MEVNGSYKELESDFIHWVDTVDDIRAAVIVGSRARLDHPADEWSDLDIVIFTSRSDFYIGNDAWLKEIGNPWTSFVSTTSGGDVERLVLFSGGLQADFVIKSDTELIKIQEGSIPEGFNRGFRIIVDKDSCLAQITDGKTEVLSINPKPVHNEEFLQVVNMFWFASMYVAKQILRNELWIAKTRDTDMKQLLLKMMEWHAVAVHHKQDIWHAGKFMREWVEADVMDQLDRVFGRFNQEDSWTALISTMNLFRDLSLETAEKLNIDYPDELDLRVTTWITGVQEQQ; from the coding sequence ATGGAAGTGAATGGAAGTTATAAGGAGCTTGAAAGTGACTTTATTCATTGGGTTGACACGGTCGATGATATCAGAGCCGCAGTAATTGTTGGATCCAGAGCTAGATTAGATCATCCAGCAGATGAATGGTCTGACTTGGATATCGTCATATTCACGTCTCGATCGGATTTTTATATTGGCAACGATGCCTGGTTGAAAGAGATAGGTAATCCTTGGACCAGTTTTGTATCCACCACTTCAGGTGGAGATGTTGAACGGTTAGTGTTATTTTCAGGCGGGTTGCAAGCTGACTTTGTAATTAAATCGGATACCGAACTTATCAAGATACAAGAAGGAAGCATACCCGAAGGTTTTAACAGAGGATTCCGGATTATTGTAGATAAGGATTCTTGTCTAGCTCAGATTACTGATGGAAAGACAGAGGTATTATCTATTAATCCTAAACCTGTTCACAATGAGGAGTTTCTTCAAGTGGTGAATATGTTCTGGTTCGCTTCCATGTATGTCGCGAAGCAGATACTGCGCAACGAATTATGGATCGCCAAAACCAGAGATACAGATATGAAACAGTTGCTCTTGAAAATGATGGAATGGCATGCAGTAGCTGTGCACCATAAGCAGGATATATGGCATGCCGGTAAATTTATGCGTGAATGGGTCGAAGCTGACGTAATGGATCAGCTTGATCGTGTCTTTGGTCGTTTCAATCAGGAGGACAGCTGGACAGCATTGATCTCAACCATGAATCTGTTCCGCGACCTTTCTCTGGAAACGGCAGAGAAGTTGAATATAGACTACCCGGATGAGCTTGATTTAAGGGTCACAACATGGATTACCGGGGTGCAAGAACAACAATGA